One Fusarium falciforme chromosome 1, complete sequence genomic window carries:
- a CDS encoding SPX domain-containing protein: protein MRFGRTLRESIYAPWKDKYIDYAKLKSLLREDVADDDRPWTEDDETRFCEEIFNKQLEKVAEFQEQRFNALKERVDSAFEKLKELAPVESTEDDGTIPKGEISASRLRALESELDDITNEVRELKKYSNINYTGFLKIIKKHDRKRGDHYKVRPMMQLSLAQRPFNSETGYSPLLNKLSIMYFAIRQQLEEGGDQLPPLDLESQGETHNGERYTAHKFWVHPDNLLEVKTVILRHLPALVYSEQSAKELDGSDSPSITSLYFDNRQFDLYGEKVNRQAEATSLRLRWYGQLTTRPEIFVEEKTVDDKGSRELKFSIKDKYVKSFVDGDYKMDKAIQKMKRQSFTPEQVDAYKKTVNAIQNFVKEMGLSPVLRANYVRTAFQKPADDRIRIAIDTDVAFIREDTLDRDRPCRDPNEWHRLDIDESEMTYPFKKMNQSEVNRFPYALLEIKLKEDGLRKRPSWVEDLMSSHLVHPTPRFSKFVHGVAVLFEDYVNNLPFWLSDLEGDIRKDPQKSFEEEEQRRAQRHEDVMAVGSLIGAGAKSGSYKPTQSSPVSKSYLADRMSKDSIAQALNNRSSRVANGEESGEGSSRQQEEQQERSYGTLSSVIPGFSLSKYSRAKRASQQALPEGVVAPTEWIKNAGELKVEPKVWLANERTFLKWQHICILQGGLAVGLYTAAGKDTVASIMGLVYVLIAVFAGAWGYGMLRVRRTMILERSGKDFDNMIGPMIISVSLMAALILNFFFQYRAAFGRMNDGKDGSEPLSEDLR, encoded by the exons ATGCGCTTCGGTCGCACCCTGCGCGAGTCCATCTACGCGCCATGGAAGGACAAGTACATCGACTACGCAAAGCTCAAGAGCTTGCTGCGTGAGGAcgtcgccgacgacgacCGCCCGTGGActgaggacgacgagactCGCTTCTGCGAGGAGATCTTCAACAAGCAGCTCGAGAAGGTGGCCGAGTTCCAGGAGCAGCGCTTCAACGCCCTCAAGGAGCGCGTCGATTCCGcctttgagaagctcaaggagcttgcTCCCGTCGAGTCTACCGAGGATGACGGAACCATCCCCAAGGGCGAGATCTCGGCCTCCCGCCTGCGTGCTCTCGAGTCGGAGCTCGACGACATTACTAACGAGGTCCGCGAGCTCAAGAAGTACAGCAATATCAACTACACGGGCTtcctcaagatcatcaagaagcacGATCGAAAGCGGGGTGATCACTACAAGGTCCGACCCATGATGCAGCTGAGCCTCGCTCAGCGCCCCTTCAACTCGGAGACCGGCTACTCGCCCCTCCTCAACAAGCTGTCCATTATGTACTTTGCCATCAGGCAACAGCTCGAGGAGGGCGGAGACCAGCTCCCTCCTCTGGACCTCGAGTCCCAGGGCGAGACTCACAACGGCGAGCGGTACACCGCTCACAAGT TCTGGGTTCATCCCGACAACCTTCTCGAGGTCAAGACGGTCATTCTTCGACATCTGCCTGCCCTTGTTTACAGCGAGCAGTCTGCCAAGGAACTTGATGGCAGCGACTCGCCGTCTATCACTTCGCTTTACTTTGACAACAGGCAATTTGATCTCTATGGCGAAAAGGTCAACCGTCAAGCCGAGGCTACTTCCCTGCGCCTTCGCTGGTATGGGCAGCTGACCACCCGCCCGGAGATCTTTGTTGAGGAAAAGACTGTGGACGACAAGGGCAGCAGGGAGCTCAAGTTCTCCATCAAAGACAAGTATGTCAAGTCGTTTGTGGACGGCGACTACAAGATGGACAAGGCGAtccagaagatgaagaggcagAGTTTCACACCTGAGCAGGTGGACGCCTACAAGAAGACTGTGAATGCCATCCAGAACTTTGTCAAGGAGATGGGTCTGAGCCCTGTTCTACGGGCCAACTACGTGCGAACCGCGTTCCAAAAACCCGCCGATGATCGCATCCGCATTGCCATTGACACTGATGTTGCCTTTATCCGCGAGGACACCCTCGATCGCGACCGCCCTTGCCGTGATCCCAACGAGTGGCACCGCCTGGACATTGACGAGAGTGAGATGACCTATCCCTTCAAGAAGATGAACCAGAGTGAGGTCAACCGGTTCCCCTATGCTCTTCTGGAAATCAAGTTGAAGGAGGACGGTCTCCGGAAGCGCCCATCCTGGGTTGAGGATTTGATGTCTTCTCACTTGGTCCATCCCACGCCGCGCTTCTCCAAGTTTGTGCATGGTGTGGCGGTTCTATTTGAAGACTATGTCAACAACTTGCCCTTCTGGCTCAGTGACCTCGAGGGAGATATTCGAAAGGATCCTCAGAAGTCatttgaggaagaggagcagcGTCGTGCCCAACGACACGAGGACGTGATGGCGGTGGGCAGCTTGATTGGCGCGGGCGCAAAGTCAGGATCGTATAAGCCTACACAGAGCTCCCCAGTGAGCAAGTCATATCTGGCAGATCGCATGTCCAAGGACTCGATCGCTCAAGCCCTCAACAACCGATCATCTAGGGTCGCCAACGGGGAGGAGAGCGGGGAGGGCAGCTCGCGacagcaggaggagcagcaggagaGGTCTTATGGAACTCTCTCTTCGGTGATCCCAGGTTTCTCACTTTCCAAGTACTCTAGAGCGAAGCGAGCATCGCAGCAAGCTCTTCCCGAGGGCGTGGTGGCGCCAACTGAGTGGATCAAGAACGCTGGCGAGCTCAAGGTCGAACCCAAGGTCTGGCTCGCCAACGAGCGAACGTTCCTCAAGTGGCAGCACATCTGCATCCTTCAGGGTGGTCTGGCCGTTGGACTATACACAGCGGCCGGCAAGGATACGGTTGCCTCTATCATGGGCCTTGTCTATGTTCTGATCGCCGTCTTTGCAGGAGCTTGGGGCTACGGCATGCTTAGGGTGCGCCGAACCATGATCTTGGAACGGAGTGGCAAGGATTTTGATAATATGATTGGACCCATGATCATCAGCGTCTCTCTGATGGCTGCCCTGATCCTGAACTTTTTCTTTCAG TATCGGGCAGCTTTTGGACGAATGAATGATGGTAAGGATGGAAGTGAGCCTTTGTCCGAAGACCTGAGGTAG